Proteins encoded by one window of Salvia splendens isolate huo1 chromosome 7, SspV2, whole genome shotgun sequence:
- the LOC121811631 gene encoding GDSL esterase/lipase At5g03610-like has translation MGKKVVLTLFICLLSSAVPSKGKDDVGGRNVKLLFAFGDSYADTGNLQSDSVSWKSPYGLTFPGEPSGRFSDGRVLTDYIASFFGVRAPLAYRRIKNYGAKSVVENGINFAHGGSGVFQTLYDLPNMTTQIDFLQQLIEKNVFATHDLSSSIALVSLAGNDYGAYLARNGAFQGLEGFSRSVITQLMSNVKRLNSFGIKKIFVTGIGPLGCLPQSTASNSYQNCNAALNNFSMSHNQLLEQNIFQLNSEAASPIFTYLDLYTSFLSALGDVPNRLKPCCSGECGGVDKNGKKKYVVCGDLSRSIFWDSIHPSDSGWAAVFSTLRKSMQTNLV, from the exons ATGGGAAAGAAAGTGGTCTTGACACTATTCATCTGCCTCCTCTCTTCTGCTGTTCCCTCCAAAG GAAAGGATGATGTTGGTGGAAGAAATGTGAAGCTGCTGTTCGCGTTCGGAGATTCTTATGCCGACACGGGAAACCTGCAGTCGGATTCAGTATCGTGGAAGTCGCCTTACGGCCTCACTTTCCCCGGAGAACCTTCCGGAAGATTCTCCGATGGCCGGGTTCTTACAGATTACATTG CCTCGTTTTTTGGCGTAAGGGCGCCTTTAGCGTACCGTCGGATCAAGAATTACGGCGCGAAATCAGTGGTAGAAAATGGGATCAATTTTGCTCATGGAGGCTCTGGGGTGTTCCAGACATTGTATGATCTACCAAACATGACCACACAAATTGATTTCCTCCAACAACTTATAGAGAAAAACGTGTTTGCCACACACGACTTGAGCTCCTCGATCGCCCTCGTGTCCCTTGCCGGCAACGACTATGGTGCTTATCTAGCTAGAAACGGCGCCTTCCAG GGACTAGAAGGATTCTCAAGATCAGTGATCACCCAACTGATGTCAAATGTGAAGAGGCTAAATAGTTTTGGAATCAAGAAAATATTTGTGACAGGAATTGGACCCTTAGGTTGTTTGCCTCAAAGCACAGCCTCAAATTCATACCAAAATTGCAATGCAGCACTCAATAATTTCTCAATGTCACACAACCAATTGTTGGAgcaaaatatatttcaattgAACTCTGAGGCTGCTTCTCCTATCTTCACATATTTGGACCTCTACACTAGCTTCCTTTCTGCCTTGG GAGATGTGCCAAATAGATTGAAGCCATGTTGCAGTGGTGAGTGTGGAGGAGTTGACAAGAACGGGAAAAAGAAGTATGTGGTGTGCGGGGATCTTAGCCGTTCGATTTTCTGGGATTCGATCCATCCGTCTGATTCGGGTTGGGCTGCTGTTTTTTCTACTCTTAGGAAATCTATGCAAACTAATCTTGTTTGA
- the LOC121741407 gene encoding R3H domain-containing protein 2-like gives MEGSGAASLASVEDGPESWEVADVEESMRRLMHSSRKESSSINSNKQEERVEESGPALGISEDLINTVDQFLREAIQNPRERLSVLRMEQDVEKFIWDPTREQMEFQQLPTSYLRLAAHRVAQHYSLQSMVLLDNNLIDGSGSKIIVRKTSNIRLPLIRLADIPVNLPNEDSGAVKVAIKQRPQKGHLNNSNSNAHSEKSNSAKSVEERKEEYNRARARIFSSNSSMRSYAAKQGSDGRIHDNFQHGSLGLTKAEERGGGSDGVIARSLSESSTSSSRLPKSRTEREPIGRPKTNSRVAIFRDHEVERKDPDYDRNYDRYLQRFDPGFGFSGGPYPIQPMYAPAVNYNTEFPQLGSGHRPPISSEHQPMPLPQHIPGTWIAPSPPAGIGYGHAEMPSFNSGHVNAQPNSGLYLHSPQYPCQRPVMPYLHPLDPVHQPFSQSHQQQPDASFGLARPR, from the exons ATGGAAGGTTCCGGAGCGGCATCGTTGGCCTCTGTGGAGGACGGCCCGGAGTCGTGGGAGGTTGCTGACGTGGAGGAGAGCATGCGCCGCCTCATGCACTCCTCCAGAAAGGAGTCTTCTAGTATCAACTCCAACAAGCAGGAGGAGAGAGTTGAGGAATCCGGACCGGCTTTGGGTATTTCGGAGGATTTGATCAACACAGTAGATCAGTTTTTGCGGGAAGCTATACAAAATCCTCGTGAGCGGCTCTCTG TGTTGAGAATGGAGCAGGATGTGGAGAAGTTCATTTGGGACCCTACAAGGGAGCAGATGGAATTCCAACAGTTGCCCACTTCTTATTTACGCTTGGCTGCTCACCGTGTTGCACAGCACTACTCACTGCAGTCCATGGTTTTGTTGGATAATAACCTTATAGATGGTTCTGGCTCCAAAATCATTGTTCGCAAGACTTCTAATATTCGACTTCCTTTGATTCGTCTTGCTGACATCCCTGTAAATCTACCTAATGAAGACTCTGGTGCGGTTAAGGTTGCAATCAAGCAGCGGCCACAAAAGGGGCATCTAAATAACAGCAATTCGAATGCACATTCTGAAAAATCAAACAGTGCAAAAAGTGTTGAAGAAAGAAAGGAGGAATACAATAGGGCTAGGGCTCGGATATTTAGTTCGAACAGCTCTATGCGGAGTTATGCTGCAAAACAGGGAAGTGATGGCCGGATTCATGATAATTTTCAGCATGGTTCCTTAGGACTAACCAAGGCAGAAGAGAGAGGTGGTGGATCCGATGGGGTTATTGCCAGAAGCTTGTCCGAGTCTTCGACATCTAGCAGTAGGTTACCTAAGAGTAGGACAGAGAGAGAACCAATTGGAAGACCAAAGACAAATAGTCGGGTGGCGATCTTTAGGGACCATGAAGTTGAAAGGAAAGATCCTGACTATGACAGGAACTATGACAG ATACCTGCAGAGGTTTGATCCTGGCTTTGGATTTAGTGGAGGTCCGTACCCCATTCAGCCTATGTATGCTCCTGCAGTGAATTACAACACTGAATTCCCACAGCTTGGATCTGGTCACCGACCCCCAATATCTTCAGAGCACCAACCCATGCCTCTTCCTCAACACATACCAGGGACGTGGATTGCTCCATCTCCTCCGGCTGGCATTGGATATGGTCATGCAGAAATGCCTTCTTTTAACTCTGGTCATGTAAATGCACAACCAAACTCTGGTCTTTATTTACATTCTCCTCAATACCCTTGTCAACGACCTGTGATGCCATATCTCCATCCTCTTGATCCAGTTCACCAGCCTTTTTCACAG TCCCATCAGCAACAACCTGATGCAAGTTTCGGATTAGCCCGGCCCCGGTGA
- the LOC121811630 gene encoding organelle RRM domain-containing protein 1, chloroplastic-like isoform X1 has protein sequence MEAQLSSLAAFPPIFAKHSTVPHCKVPPCNISFPARTTSRDLTSPNSTFPSFTSTIIRAQIASTTSSSTTHSGKFSTRGDNQHWRVVVEAPPRELIARSQIIDYYVSKVRSVLESEKDAQRCIYDASCDTHFGFCCDIDEQRANELASVPGVLSVKPDPDVDSTQKDYSYPSIELSTDSKPLLGSTLLFPAGTTKQWLVRMERPAIGAIRKAQVVDYYVQVLMRVLRNESDAQMCIYHISWQSNFGFCCELDDECARELADVPGVLSILPDENFGSDDKDYAGKNTGASENSSASTLANNIRTKKLFVTGLSFYTSEKTLRAAFEGFGQLVQVRIIMDKISKRSKGYAFVEYTTEEAASTALREMNGKIINGWMITADVAKTNPPKFSRSQTGATAAS, from the exons ATGGAAGCACAGCTCTCTTCTTTAGCGGCGTTTCCACCAATCTTTGCTAAACATTCCACAGTCCCACACTGCAAAGTTCCCCCTTGCAACATCTCCTTCCCCGCCAGAACAACTTCTCGAGACCTCACCTCTCCAAATTCTACTTTTCCATCTTTTACTTCGACAATTATAAGAGCACAAATTGCTTCAACTACCTCTTCTTCAACGACCCATTCTGGAAAATTCAGCACTCGCGGCGATAATCAGCATTGGAGGGTGGTGGTCGAAGCCCCGCCGCGTGAGCTCATCGCTAGGTCCCAAATTATCGATTACTATGTCAGCAAAGTTAGAAGCGTTTTGGAGAG TGAGAAGGATGCTCAGAGGTGTATATATGATGCTTCCTGTGATACCCATTTTGGTTTTTGCTGTGACATTGATGAACAAAGAGCTAATGAGCTAGCAA GTGTGCCTGGAGTGTTATCTGTTAAGCCAGACCCAGATGTTGATTCTACGCAGAAAGACTACAGCTATCCGAGTATTGAATTGAGTACTGATTCAAAGCCTTTGCTTGGAAGCACGTTGCTGTTTCCTGCTGGGACTACTAAGCAGTGGCTTGTTCGGATGGAGAGACCAGCAATCGGAGCCATCAGAAAGGCGCAAGTGGTTGATTATTACGTTCAAGTCTTGATGAGAGTTTTGAGGAA TGAGAGTGATGCTCAGATGTGTATTTACCACATTTCCTGGCAATCCAATTTCGGTTTCTGCTGTGAACTAGATGATGAGTGCGCTCGAGAGTTAGCTG ATGTGCCTGGTGTTCTATCAATCCTGCCAGACGAAAATTTTGGTTCAGATGATAAAGATTATGCAG GTAAGAACACCGGAGCCTCTGAAAATTCTTCAGCTTCGACACTGGCAAACAATATTCGAACAAAGAAGCTCTTCGTGACTG GTCTCTCCTTCTACACGTCTGAGAAAACATTACGCGCAGCGTTTGAAGGTTTTGGTCAGCTCGTTCAAG TTAGAATCATAATGGACAAGATCTCCAAGAGGTCTAAAGGCTATGCCTTTGTCGAATACACTACGGAAGAGGCTGCGAGCACTGCACTCAGAGAAATGAATGGAAAG ATCATCAACGGCTGGATGATAACAGCCGATGTTGCCAAGACCAACCCACCAAAGTTCAGCAGGTCCCAAACCGGAGCCACTGCTGCATCTTGA
- the LOC121741408 gene encoding nifU-like protein 4, mitochondrial, translated as MKIWGRLINRAILLSSSNGGLLSKPLNPRNGACGSGAFRRNIFSSASSPSSYLSDLNVLKSSLRSSQRNQFQEQRRSMFIQTQSTPNPASLMFYPGKQVMETGSADFPNARSAMSSPLAKSLYGIDGVTRVFFGSDFVTVTKSDEISWDLLKPQVFAAIMDFYSSGQPLILDSAVAASMDTAIKEDDSETVAMIKELLETRIRPAVQDDGGDIEYVGFDLDTGVVKLRMQGACSGCPSSSVTLKSGIENMLMHYVPEVKGVEQEFDEEEDATLTGAPHE; from the exons ATGAAAATTTGGGGAAGACTGATAAATCGAGCAATTCTTCTGAGCAGTAGCAATGGCGGATTACTATCGAAACCCTTAAATCCTCGAAATGGGGCTTGTGGGTCCGGCGCATTCCGCCGGAACATCTTCTCGTCTGCCTCGTCTCCTTCTAGTTATTTGTCGGATTTGAACGTGCTGAAGTCTTCATTACGCTCCTCCCAGCGGAATCAGTTCCAAG AGCAGAGGAGGAGCATGTTTATCCAGACACAGTCAACTCCTAATCCCGCCTCGCTGATGTTCTATCCCGGGAAGCAAGTTATGGAGACAGGGAGTGCCGACTTTCCTAATGCACGCTCTGCTATGAGTTCGCCACTGGCAAAGAGTCTTTATGGAATTGATG GAGTGACCAGGGTCTTCTTTGGATCAGATTTCGTGACCGTAACAAAGTCAGATGAAATCTCATGGGATTTGCTCAAACCTCAAGTCTTTGCAGCAATCATGGATTTCTATTCTTCTGGACAGCCATTGATATTAGATTCAGCTGTTGCTGCCTCCATGGACACAGCCATCAAGGAGGATGATTCAGAAACTGTTGCCATGATCAAAGAGCTCTTAGAAACTCGAATCCGGCCAGCAGTACAAGACGATGGTGGTGACATAGAGTATGTAGGGTTTGATCTGGACACCGGAGTAGTTAAGCTGCGAATGCAAGGAGCCTGCAGCGGATGCCCTAGCTCATCCGTCACTCTGAAATCTGGGATTGAGAACATGCTAATGCATTACGTCCCCGAGGTCAAAGGTGTGGAACAAGaatttgatgaagaagaagatgcaaCGCTAACTGGAGCGCCACACGAGTAA
- the LOC121740857 gene encoding copper transport protein ATX1-like — MSQTVELKVGMSCQGCVGAVKRVLGKLDGVESYDIDLEQQKVTVKGNVQPDVVLQTVSKTGKATAFWEAPPAEAPAAKAAEAEAPAAEAPVAEPEIKPSETVAAA; from the exons ATGTCGCAg ACTGTGGAGCTGAAGGTTGGCATGTCATGCCAAGGCTGTGTGGGAGCTGTTAAGAGGGTTCTTGGAAAGTTGGATG GTGTTGAGTCATACGACATTGATCTCGAGCAGCAGAAGGTGACTGTGAAAGGCAATGTCCAGCCGGATGTAGTTCTCCAGACTGTTTCAAAGACTGGTAAGGCGACTGCCTTCTGGGAAGCTCCACCAGCGGAGGCGCCAGCTGCCAAGGCAGCAGAGGCCGAGGCGCCAGCAGCTGAGGCACCAGTGGCTGAGCCAGAGATAAAGCCTTCGGAGACTGTTGCTGCAGCATAA
- the LOC121811630 gene encoding organelle RRM domain-containing protein 1, chloroplastic-like isoform X2 — protein MEAQLSSLAAFPPIFAKHSTVPHCKVPPCNISFPARTTSRDLTSPNSTFPSFTSTIIRAQIASTTSSSTTHSGKFSTRGDNQHWRVVVEAPPRELIARSQIIDYYVSKVRSVLESEKDAQRCIYDASCDTHFGFCCDIDEQRANELASVPGVLSVKPDPDVDSTQKDYSYPSIELSTDSKPLLGSTLLFPAGTTKQWLVRMERPAIGAIRKAQVVDYYVQVLMRVLRNESDAQMCIYHISWQSNFGFCCELDDECARELADENFGSDDKDYAGKNTGASENSSASTLANNIRTKKLFVTGLSFYTSEKTLRAAFEGFGQLVQVRIIMDKISKRSKGYAFVEYTTEEAASTALREMNGKIINGWMITADVAKTNPPKFSRSQTGATAAS, from the exons ATGGAAGCACAGCTCTCTTCTTTAGCGGCGTTTCCACCAATCTTTGCTAAACATTCCACAGTCCCACACTGCAAAGTTCCCCCTTGCAACATCTCCTTCCCCGCCAGAACAACTTCTCGAGACCTCACCTCTCCAAATTCTACTTTTCCATCTTTTACTTCGACAATTATAAGAGCACAAATTGCTTCAACTACCTCTTCTTCAACGACCCATTCTGGAAAATTCAGCACTCGCGGCGATAATCAGCATTGGAGGGTGGTGGTCGAAGCCCCGCCGCGTGAGCTCATCGCTAGGTCCCAAATTATCGATTACTATGTCAGCAAAGTTAGAAGCGTTTTGGAGAG TGAGAAGGATGCTCAGAGGTGTATATATGATGCTTCCTGTGATACCCATTTTGGTTTTTGCTGTGACATTGATGAACAAAGAGCTAATGAGCTAGCAA GTGTGCCTGGAGTGTTATCTGTTAAGCCAGACCCAGATGTTGATTCTACGCAGAAAGACTACAGCTATCCGAGTATTGAATTGAGTACTGATTCAAAGCCTTTGCTTGGAAGCACGTTGCTGTTTCCTGCTGGGACTACTAAGCAGTGGCTTGTTCGGATGGAGAGACCAGCAATCGGAGCCATCAGAAAGGCGCAAGTGGTTGATTATTACGTTCAAGTCTTGATGAGAGTTTTGAGGAA TGAGAGTGATGCTCAGATGTGTATTTACCACATTTCCTGGCAATCCAATTTCGGTTTCTGCTGTGAACTAGATGATGAGTGCGCTCGAGAGTTAGCTG ACGAAAATTTTGGTTCAGATGATAAAGATTATGCAG GTAAGAACACCGGAGCCTCTGAAAATTCTTCAGCTTCGACACTGGCAAACAATATTCGAACAAAGAAGCTCTTCGTGACTG GTCTCTCCTTCTACACGTCTGAGAAAACATTACGCGCAGCGTTTGAAGGTTTTGGTCAGCTCGTTCAAG TTAGAATCATAATGGACAAGATCTCCAAGAGGTCTAAAGGCTATGCCTTTGTCGAATACACTACGGAAGAGGCTGCGAGCACTGCACTCAGAGAAATGAATGGAAAG ATCATCAACGGCTGGATGATAACAGCCGATGTTGCCAAGACCAACCCACCAAAGTTCAGCAGGTCCCAAACCGGAGCCACTGCTGCATCTTGA
- the LOC121742427 gene encoding hippocampus abundant transcript-like protein 1, with amino-acid sequence MAAWLEGLRQLRPLVHLLLPLMVHWIADEMTVSVLVDLTTNALCPGEENCSEAIYINGIQQTITGIFKMIVIPLLGQLSDEYGRKPFLLLTVSTNIVPFSLLAINQARGTVYAYYAIRTIAMIISKGTIFCIAVAYVADIVDEGKRAAVFSWMTGLFSVSLVIGNMLARFLPEEYIFQVSIVLLTFVPVYMWLFLNETVKSTRKSDHDISCLNKAVRIVTNRYYSMKNAAYIVFSSPTLKRISFVSFFYELGSSGISSVIMYYMKAVFGFDKNQLSEVSIIVEVGSIFSQILVLPLLNPLVGERVILCAALLAYTAYGLLYGLAWAPWVPYVSTCFGIIYVLVKPATYAVISKGSTSADQGKAQGFVGGVQSIASFLSPLAMSPLTTWFLSSDAPFNCRGFSIIIATLSTVVALCFAWTLNLDAPKKNAEEQTEDVETPLLS; translated from the exons ATGGCGGCATGGTTGGAGGGGCTGAGGCAGCTGAGGCCACTGGTGCACCTGCTGTTGCCACTGATGGTGCATTGGATTGCTGATGAGATGACTGTTTCTGTTCTGGTTGATCTCACAACTAACGCCCTCTGTCCAGGAGAGGAGAATTGTTCTGAGGCCATTTACATCAATGGCATCCAGCAAACT ATTACCGGAATATTCAAGATGATAGTTATACCCCTCTTGGGTCAGCTGTCTGATGAGTATGGACGTAAACCTTTCCTACTTCTCACAGTATCGACAAATATTGTTCCTTTCT CTTTACTTGCGATCAATCAAGCTAGAGGAACAGTCTATGCTTATTATGCTATTCGTACTATTGCTATGATAATAAGCAAGGGGACCATTTTCTGCATTGCAGTCGCATATGTT GCCGATATAGTCGATGAGGGCAAGAGGGCTGCTGTTTTCAGTTGGATGACTGGCCTTTTCTCTGTATCACTTGTCATAGGAAACATGCTAGCACGTTTTCTTCCggaagaatatattttccag GTGTCGATAGTTCTGTTGACCTTCGTCCCAGTTTACATGTGGCTGTTTCTGAACGAAACAGTGAAATCAACTCGAAAATCAGACCATGATATTTCTTGCTTAAACAAGGCAGTTAGGATTGTTACAAATCGATATTACTCGATGAAGAATGCTGCTTATATTGTTTTTAGCAG CCCAACGCTTAAGCGCATTTCTTTCGTCTCCTTCTTCTATGAGCTGGGATCGTCGGGTATCAGCAGTGTCATAATG TACTatatgaaagccgtttttggtTTCGACAAAAATCAATTATCAGAAGTTTCGATCATTGTGGAAGTTGGCTCAATCTTTTCTCAG ATATTGGTGCTTCCGCTACTTAATCCTTTGGTTGGCGAGAGAGTGATTCTTTGTGCAGCCTTGCTCGCGTATACTGCATAT GGATTGCTTTATGGATTGGCCTGGGCACCGTGG GTGCCTTATGTGAGTACTTGTTTTGGAATCATCTATGTCCTTGTCAAACCCGCT ACGTATGCAGTGATATCCAAGGGATCAACTTCAGCAGATCAA GGTAAAGCGCAAGGCTTTGTAGGTGGCGTGCAATCCATTGCAAGCTTTCTTTCACCACTTGCAATGAGTCCTCTAACCA CGTGGTTTCTATCAAGCGACGCACCTTTCAACTGTAGAGGTTTCAGCATCATAATCGCCACACTGAGCACG GTGGTGGCGTTGTGCTTCGCGTGGACACTTAACCTAGACGCGCCAAAGAAGAACGCGGAGGAGCAAACGGAAGATGTGGAAACACCACTTCTGTCATAA